The following is a genomic window from Nicotiana tabacum cultivar K326 chromosome 3, ASM71507v2, whole genome shotgun sequence.
CTATCTAATGGAATAGCCTCCAAACTCTCTTTTGCAAGCCCTCCACAAAGGATAAAACTGGAAGCACTTATAGTAAGACCATATCTACTACTGTAATTTccaaattagtagaaattggaaATCCTTTTGTAACTGGCACTACTAATGTTGACAATATGGTAGTACAACCTATGAATGAGCTCAATAGGACTCTCTATCCTTGTAATAGTACTAGTTAAGTAATAAAAATTCGTATTTCCATCAAAATGAAAAAATCTGTCAGCTAAAATGGAAATAATTGAATGATAACTTGCAGAAACTTGAAGTACCAAAACGAAATCATAAATAAGAAACCATTATTATGAGTTTTGACTACACAAACCAACCGACCTTGAGGCAGTGGGATATGACTTTGATAGTCccctatgtatatatatttcttgTTTAATATGTTGGGGTTACTGCTCGTAGTAATCTAACCCCAATACTACTCATACTAAATACTCCGTTATTTCATAATCACTGAACTTGTAAACTAACAGGCACTAAAACAAAAGGATGCATGAAGCTAATCTGCAGAAGTCCATTCTCTAGCTTCCCTTAATATTTGGATCACAATTTCAGTTACAGACCTTGTTACTCTCTCCAGGGGCCGAAGACATTTTCATCCAAGGCAAATTGTAGTCcatagttttcatcattttcccaCGGGACCCAGAAATATCAGCATTCTCGTCTGGACCCCTTTTTTTCTTGTTCTCTTTCAGTAACACACCAAATAGTTTCAAAGTATCACCCTTTTCGTCATCATCACTACCTTGTGCTTCTAAATCATTAACACCACCAATTACCTCCTTGACCAACTCCCCATAGCTGGACCCTGAGGTTCCTTGGCTAATGATACGGTTGATCATGTCAGGTGCAACCTTCACATACTGATTCAAGAAAGCCACTAGCTCGTCGCACTGTTTCTTGGCCTGCGCGAGCTCAGAGCTCAGCATCTGGTTGTCTTTCTTTAGCTTCTCGTTTTCGTCCGACAAGTCTGCGAATTGGGACTTTCCCGGAGTATCAACAGACCCCGGGTTCTTCGAGTCAGGGGAAGAGGTGGAACTTGAGCCTAAGTCTTCCCCCGAATTGTCCGGAGATGCTGATGTGCCTGGACCACGGACTTACCACCAGCTGGGGTTGGTGTCACGGTTTTCCGACGGCGTATTGCCGTGAGGAGCTCCTTCTGTCCTCTTTTGAAGTTCTCGTTGGCGAATTCCCATTTGTCTGGCACAATCTTTCGAAAGCCCTGCAAATATAAGCAAAGTCCGCTTAGTGCATAACAAAATCGAAATGTTCTTTGTGACAGTCACTGAGCCGTTGCTATTCACCAACACACCTTAATGAAAAGGATTGCTCTTTTGGGTGAATGTAAAGTTGGAGAAACATACTATCCTCTCAATCAAAATAGGCAAGTGGCATCAAAACGAGCTGCAGAGTTATTCCGTACCTATGTTGGTAGGAGGTAAAAATGTACTCTAGAAAAACGCAAGTTGACCCGGACATTACAGTCATAAATAAGGAAAAAACAGTATCTAAGTGAGATTGTCACGGCATAAGTTCACGAGTCACAACACGCATAACAAATGAGGGAAAACATAACCATAGGTTCTTGGAGTAGGATTCAATTAGTCATCtcccttgtttattttcttttgttcttaattttCTTTCAATAAGTGTCGATTGCTTTATTGCCTCTTTGTTGATAGTGAACGTTTCCCTTTTCTGCTTCTAGAGGGTTAGACTAGGTAAAATACAGCCATCCCAACGCCTAAAAATAAGACCAAAACCACTTAGGAAGATTCGGAAGACTTTAATAGCCCAACTTACGCGAAAGCAATGCAGCTAAAATTGACCAACAATGTTCACACTGCCGTTAAGTTGGAATTGAAAATATCTTAGACAATGTTTAGTTGAAGACAGAAAAAAGAATACTTAAAGCTGAAGTAGGACAGAGTAGTTGAAATTTAAGACATGAATTTTATTGGGAAAAAAATGGGTAAAAACTGGAgtattattttatgaattaaatCTATTATTTCGCTTAAATCTATATTTCACTAGTAtttcaaatatgaaattctgaCAAATCAGATTCTGAAATTTCTTTCAAGATATACTAGATTactattattttatatttatgaaaaaacaaaaatatctcTGAACAAATTCCAGCTACGGATAGGACAATTTTACTAGCAGTAGAACGTTCTGATAGGGACAAATATCGTGATCCACGTTTCCCACTTGGGTTTGGCAACCAATTGTGACCTTCTTTGGATCTTTTCGGGTTATGACACGAAGATGACATGTCAAATATCCACAAGGATCATTCACGTAAATTCCGGCAGGTGAGAATGAGGCGTTGTTTCTATAGTTTTCCTAGCTCAAAATCCTATGGGATAATTCTTAAAAAATGTTATTGaaatttacatcaaaatatgTACGTcgtatatattttaaaaaaacgcCCAATGCACAAAATATCTATGTAAACACATGATTTCGAGAGAGGGATCACCCCAATTGATGTGATGTAGATAATTTACGCTGGTGTAAGAATTATTTCACACCTTGAATCGGTCAAGATAACTTTTTTGTTAATTGAAAATCCCATATATATACACGCTGGTGTAGGAATTATTACACACCTTGAACTGGTCGAGATAACTTTTTTGTTAATTGGAAATCCCATAAGGAAAGTTATTAGTTTGAATCACTTAATTAAAATGGAAAATCTCTAGGTTGTTCATTGTTTGCTTGTCTAGCAAATTAAATACATAATATGAACAGGATATGCCTTTTTCTCTCATCGAAAGGGTACAAtatcgctatttctaaaaaatcggaagaaaaaataaaaacatatttgACGTGTGACAGGATATGATAATGACTTTAAACTTTAGGCCTCAGTAAAAGATGAGATATCCATGTGACACCAAGTCCTGCGGAGTAGATTTCTAGAAAGTGCCCGAAACTATGTTTTCAGTGTTAATATATACCTAGAGAAAGGATTTTTGGAGCCAAGCAAATATTCCATGTTGGAAGGAATCATATCTTTCTCTATATTTATACATTTCTTTGTTATCCAATCGGAAATTGTAATTGGTTAAAAGAAATTCTGCACCCAATTAATCAACAATAGAACCGATCTATTCAAAAAATGACTTAATTACATGTGGAAAATAAGATGACAGTAAATGTCTATAATCAAGAATTTAATCACCGATAagcaatttaaagagaaaattaaaaGAGGAGAAGGTAGGAACGTACATAAGTGTTAAGCTGACGAACGAAGCTGGAGAAATTGTTGTGCTTGAAGTAAGTGGGCAGCAAATCCTTTGCAAATTCAGCAGTTTTCCAAACCACAAAAGTAGTGCCGCTCTCGTTCCAAGATACGACGTCGTCGGTGGTCGCATCATCTACCAATTGGTACGTCTTCGTCAGAAACGGCGCCGGAACTGTCCTCTGCGACATCCCTTGTTTTTCCCCTGTATTTCTCTGTTTCTCTAAACGTCTATCAACTTACACAAAACTCTTTTGAAGATTTGGGCTAATTATGAGTtagttgaaaatgaaaaaggaaattaaTTGAGAAGATCCTAGCTAGGGAAAATTAGAAGGAGCAATAACTGAAAAGCAAAAGGGCAGTGAGGAATTCCCAATCCCAAACATAGAAACCGAAGAGAAAAACCATAGAATGAACAAGGTTGTTTTTGGGGCGATTGATTATGATCTTAGTTTCTTCCATTGGCTCCTACTTTGCCAATCTTCACCAAGAACAACACGACCATAACTATCTTTGGCTAAATCTAAAGCTCTGGAATTTTCTGCCTTTTCAGTTTTCTCTCTTCTTTAAACTCGGACGTGAATCTACTACAGAATAATGGAATTACACAGAAGAAGAAATATTAATGGGAGCTAGTAGTAGGAAATGGAAGAGAAAAGATGAAGGGACAGCAAATATAATACGGAGTTTCTAGAAATATTTACAAGACTTTTCTGGAGAGGAACAAAGTCTTAAGACGGGCCCATACTAGAAGAAAAATACGCGCTTTTGTCGCATAGTGACAGCTtacctctttctttttttccttattctctttttcTTAGTGTAAATTAATGAAATGCGTAGAAATCCACTAGGAGCAAAAGTGGGTGACGAATTTCTTATTGAGAAGGTTCCATAAATTGATAGATACCAACAATTTGATAGATAAGTGTTAGTCTTTAATTTCAATTCATTAGGTGATGCTTTTTTGTATGGTAAAGTTGGTTTTTCTTTTTAGGTCCGAGAATATCAAACTAATCTTAAAACATACAGTGACATTCCTTGTGATTAATAAAGTGAATAAAGTATTATTAGGTTTCAGGTTCAAattttaaatgaaaatgaaaaatagattatttctttttatttatttacgtATTGTGGATAGAATCGTTCGATATTTATACTAATGGAAGATAACATATTTATAGTAAATTTAGTTAAGGTGCAAATAAATTGGCCTAAATTATATTATGAATAATATTAGTGGTGGCAAATGGTTAAAAAAAAAGTTATCCattcatattatccattaaaaatggattgaataatgaactttttaaaaacggg
Proteins encoded in this region:
- the LOC107810899 gene encoding heat shock factor protein HSF24-like (The RefSeq protein has 1 substitution, 1 frameshift compared to this genomic sequence); translated protein: MSQRTVPAPFLTKTYQLVDDATTDDVVSWNESGTTFVVWKTAEFAKDLVPTYFKHNNFSSFVRQLNTYGFRKIVPDKWEFANENFKRGQKELLTAIRRRKTVTPTPAGGKSVVPGTSASPDNSGEDLGSSSTSSPDSKNPGSVDTPGKSQFADLSDENEKLKKDNQMLSSELAQAKKQCDELVAFLNQYVKVAPDMINRIISQGTSGSSYGELVKEVIGGVNDLEAQGSDDDEKGDTLKLFGVLLKENKKKRGPDENADISGSRGKMMKTMDYNLPWMKMSSAPGESNKVCN